Proteins encoded together in one Musa acuminata AAA Group cultivar baxijiao chromosome BXJ3-6, Cavendish_Baxijiao_AAA, whole genome shotgun sequence window:
- the LOC135640980 gene encoding uncharacterized protein LOC135640980, whose protein sequence is MAAQVENMPGGWPFGLESMTVRLSMGNFQAAVTSTNSHHMHSDSFASYSSSDLDTLSTRSFFQDRSITLGSLIGMTPVDRNVRLAKSFLSEELEHASRINLPHDSAESDEEMFSCCICVAFMDNVLPGRTGSRY, encoded by the exons ATGGCTGCTCAG GTTGAAAACATGCCTGGTGGTTGGCCATTTGGACTGGAGAGCATGACCGTCAGATTGAGCATGGGGAACTTTCAAGCTGCTGTAACATCAAcaaattcacatcatatgcattcAGATAGTTTCGCCTCGTACTCTTCCTCCGACCTCGACACACTG TCCACCAGATCCTTCTTTCAAGACCGCAGCATCACTCTGGGCAGTTTAATTGGGATGACACCAGTAGACAGAAATGTACGCCTCGCGAAATCATTTTTGTCTGAAGAGTTGGAGCATGCTTCAAGGATAAACTTACCGCATGATTCTGCAGAGAGCGATGAAGAGATGTTCTCCTGCTGCATTTGTGTTGCATTTATGGACAATGTTCTTCCCGGCAGGACTGGTTCAAGATACTGA